From the genome of Myxococcota bacterium:
GCCGTCGCGCGCCTCGAGCATGGCCGCGTCGCGAGTCACTTCGTAGAGCAGCGTGCGGAAGGAGCCGAGCCCGAGCTGCCGGAACAGCGCGTTCTGGCGCGCGAGCTTCGCGCTGCTGGGCAGCGCGCTCCACGACGTGCCGAAGTGCGCGTGCCAGAACAGGGCGATCTTCTCGTGCAGGCGCCACCTGGGCGCGAGCATCTGCTTCAGCCACCAGACCTGCATCTTGGCGAGCGCCGCGTCGCTGTCCTTGCCCGCGGGCGGCCGCGAGCGGCGGGGCTTGGCGCCGACCAGCTCCGCGACGGCCGCGGCGCGGGTCAGGGGCGCGAAGTGAGTCAGGTCCTTGGGCGCCGCGCCGAACCCGGCCCTGCGCAGCAGGTGCGCAGCGTCGGCGCTGCCCAGGATGTCGGTGGCGGCCATGGCGCATCCCCTCGCGAGAGCGCATGCGTTCGCGCGTGCTCACTCATCGGCGGGCGCGCCGGGCGCTTGGTGCCGCGGGTCACAGGCCCGGATCACACGCGCAGGCGGCCGATGCGGGTGCCCAGGCGCAGGCGCGTGCCCGCGGGCTGCCCGGCCAGCTCGAGCGCCCCCGGGGCCGCCACGAGCACGATGCTCGAGCCGAACTCGAAGTGACCCCACTCCTCGCCCTTGGCCAGCGCGAGGTCCGCCGGGTAGCGCCGCTCCTCGCCGCGCGCGGCGCGCAGGTTCGTCTGGAGTCCGTCGAAGCGCAGGCGCACCTTGCCGACCAGCGTGGCGCCGACCGCCACCAGACACAGGAGTGAGTCGTTGGCGCGCGCGCGCATCATGACCGCGATGCGCTCGTTCTGCGCATACAGGCCGTCGATGCCGGTGAGCCCGAGCCGGTTCACCGGCCAGAGCGTCCCGGGCACGTAGCGCGCGCGCTCCACCCGCGCGTCGCAGGGCGCATGGAAGCGGTGGTAGTCGCGCGGCGCGAGGTAGAAGGTCGCGAAGCTGCCGCCCTCGAAGCGCGCCGCGTCGTCCTTGGAGTCCAGGAGCTCGGCGAGCGCGTACGGGCGACCCTTCACCTGCATGAGCTGGCCCGACACCACCTGGCCCGACTCACCCCAGGCGCCGTCGCAGGGCGCCACGAGCGCGTCGGGGGCGGGATCGATCGGGCGCACGCCGGGGCGGAGCTCGCGGATGAAGAAGGCCTGCAGGGAGGCGAAGGCCTCCGGCGGCTCGCGCATCTCGGACAGGTCGACTCCAACCGCGGCGGCGAACAGGGCGATCTCGGCGCGTACCAGCGGCCGCGGCAGGCGCAGCGCCGCGAGCCGGCCCAGGGCGCGCGACAGCGCATTGCGCGGCAGGAGGCGCAGGGCTTCGAGCGCGAGCGGCATGGCTGTGCTCTAGCAAAAGAGGTTCAAGCCGGCGCGCCGCTCTGCCGACCCGACCCTGGGAACCGCTCGCGGGGCGCACGTTCATGGCGATGAGAAAGAAGGCGAAGGGCACCGGCCGCAAGGCACGGAAAGCCGCGCCGCGCAGACCGAAGACCACGGCCCGGCGCAAGGCTGCGCGCAAGAGCTCACGAAAGACGCGAGCCAAGGCCAAGACCGTGGCTCACCCAGCCATCCCGCTGCCGCCGCCGCGCCCGAAGATCATCAAGTTCATGGACCTCGAGGCTGCGCCGCGTTGCCGCTCGCGGATCCCGGTCGAGATCGATGTGCACGGCCGCCGCGAGCGCGGCGCCATTGCCGACATGTCCGCGTCGGGCGCGCGCATCGTCGGGGTGCAGCTCGATCTGCCGGCGGGAACGCCGCTCCAGATCCGCTACGCCTCGGGGACCGCGCCGATCCTGCTGGCCGCCGAGGTCGTGCGCCGTACGGCAGACGGGTTCGCGGTCAAGATCCTGCCGGCGAGCGGGCTCGGCCAGCGCCGCTAGCGGCTCAGCCCGCGGCGCAGGTCAGCCACCAGATCCCGACCACGAGCACCGCGAGGGCGGCTTCGGTCAGGGTGGCGGCAATGCGTGCGGCCGGAAGGGCGGCGCCGTGCGCCTGCGCTCGTTCCAGCCGGTGAAGCTCGGTGTGACTCATCGGCCGGGCACTTGTGCAACGCGGGTGCCAGCCGCGGCGCGCGCTCCGGGCCCCGGGCGGCTCGGAGCTGCAGCAAGCGCGCTTCACCCCGCCGTGCGTTGAGGAACGGCCGCGCTTCCCGCATCCTCCGCGCCATGCGCCTCAAGTACGGCTGCAATCCCCACCAGAGCTACGCGGCGCTCGAGCCGCTCGACGGGGGCAAGCTCCCGGTCGAGCTCTTGAACGGCACCCCGTCGCTGATCAACCTGCTCGACGCCCTCAACGCCTGGCAGCTCGTGTCCGAAGCGCGCGATGCCCTGGGCCTGCCCGCGGCGGCGAGCTTCAAGCACGTGTCTCCCGCGGGCGCAGCGGTCGCGGTGCCGCTGCCCGACGACCTGGCGCGCGCCTACGAGGTGCGCGGCGAGTCACTGACTCCCGCCGCCACCGCCTACGTGCGCGCGCGCGGCGCGGACCCGAAGTGCTCGTTCGGTGACTTCGTCGCGCTGTCCGACACGGTCGACGAGCGCACCGCGGACTTCCTGAAGGGCGTGGTCTCCGACGGCATCATCGCGCCGGGCTACGACGCCAAGGCGCTGCGCACGCTGTGCGAGAAGAAAGGCGGCGGCTTCATCGTGCTGCAGAGCGATGCCGGCTACCGCCCGCCGGAGCGCGAGGCGCGCGAGGTGTTCGGCGTGCGCCTGGTGCAGGATCGCAACAACCGGC
Proteins encoded in this window:
- the asd gene encoding archaetidylserine decarboxylase (Phosphatidylserine decarboxylase is synthesized as a single chain precursor. Generation of the pyruvoyl active site from a Ser is coupled to cleavage of a Gly-Ser bond between the larger (beta) and smaller (alpha chains). It is an integral membrane protein.) codes for the protein MPLALEALRLLPRNALSRALGRLAALRLPRPLVRAEIALFAAAVGVDLSEMREPPEAFASLQAFFIRELRPGVRPIDPAPDALVAPCDGAWGESGQVVSGQLMQVKGRPYALAELLDSKDDAARFEGGSFATFYLAPRDYHRFHAPCDARVERARYVPGTLWPVNRLGLTGIDGLYAQNERIAVMMRARANDSLLCLVAVGATLVGKVRLRFDGLQTNLRAARGEERRYPADLALAKGEEWGHFEFGSSIVLVAAPGALELAGQPAGTRLRLGTRIGRLRV
- a CDS encoding PilZ domain-containing protein codes for the protein MRKKAKGTGRKARKAAPRRPKTTARRKAARKSSRKTRAKAKTVAHPAIPLPPPRPKIIKFMDLEAAPRCRSRIPVEIDVHGRRERGAIADMSASGARIVGVQLDLPAGTPLQIRYASGTAPILLAAEVVRRTADGFAVKILPASGLGQRR
- a CDS encoding phosphoribosylaminoimidazolecarboxamide formyltransferase (Catalyzes the formylation of AICAR with 10-formyl-tetrahydrofolate to yield FAICAR and tetrahydrofolate) — encoded protein: MRLKYGCNPHQSYAALEPLDGGKLPVELLNGTPSLINLLDALNAWQLVSEARDALGLPAAASFKHVSPAGAAVAVPLPDDLARAYEVRGESLTPAATAYVRARGADPKCSFGDFVALSDTVDERTADFLKGVVSDGIIAPGYDAKALRTLCEKKGGGFIVLQSDAGYRPPEREAREVFGVRLVQDRNNRRISEADLANVVCGELDAAARRDLLLGLITLKYTQSNSVGYALDGQMIGIGAGQQSRVDCTKLAGAKADTWHLGRHPKVLGLRFKKGVKRQDRINWRVRYIEGDLVPSEERELREALDQPLELLTPGERR